The following are from one region of the Mangifera indica cultivar Alphonso chromosome 14, CATAS_Mindica_2.1, whole genome shotgun sequence genome:
- the LOC123196921 gene encoding mogroside IE synthase-like, which translates to MEAKQREDRIQKDHDQPRILCFSFHVQGHLNPILQFCKRLASKGLKVTLVTTTSSTTTTPNFIQTQATSSINVTIISDGIEEGKKRSAATSYPDDYYECYDIFAPQSLSEFIQKQLTSDHPPNFLVYDSVTPWCFDVAKRFGIDSAPFFTQSWAVNSIYYNLCQGRFKIPLEETAVVSIPSMPPLKLNDLPSFLDGTDSYPTLLKWVLSRFSNIEQPKWLFCNTFDKLEDEVVKWMASKFPVKNIGPTIPSMYLDKRLQNDKDYGLSLFKQSTDTCMTWLDSKETGSVVYVSFGSLASLEQEQAEEVAWGLKRSNCNFLWVVRETETSKLPKNFSDETSEKGLIVSWCPQLEVLTHKSVGCFMTHCGWNSTLEALCLGVPMVAMPQWSDQPTNSKIVEDVWQVGVRVRVNEKGIVTREEIEACIREVMEGEKSEDLRRNSEKWKELAKEAVDEGGSSDRNIDEFVAKIMCSSL; encoded by the exons atggaGGCCAAGCAAAGAGAGGATAGAATACAAAAGGATCATGATCAGCCTCGCATCTTATGTTTTAGCTTTCATGTACAAGGTCACTTGAACCCAATTCTTCAATTCTGCAAGCGCTTGGCCTCTAAAGGCCTCAAGGTCACCCTAGTCACCACCACTTCATCTACCACAACCACTCCCAATTTCATCCAAACACAAGCCACTTCCTCCATTAACGTCACCATCATTTCTGATGGGATCGAAGAAGGCAAAAAAAGATCAGCAGCAACATCATATCCTGATGATTATTATGAATGTTACGATATTTTTGCTCCACAAAGCCTATCTGAGTTCATCCAGAAACAACTTACTTCTGACCATCCACCGAACTTCCTCGTTTATGACTCAGTTACCCCATGGTGTTTCGATGTAGCTAAAAGATTTGGTATAGATTCTGCTCCATTTTTCACTCAATCTTGGGCTGTTAATTCGATTTACTATAATTTATGTCAAGGGAGATTCAAAATTCCTCTGGAAGAAACTGCAGTAGTGTCGATTCCTTCGATGCCACCACTAAAGCTCAATGATCTACCATCATTCCTTGATGGAACTGACTCCTACCCTACTCTGTTGAAGTGGGTTTTGAGTCGATTTTCTAATATTGAACAACCCAAGTGGCTCTTTTGTAACACTTTTGATAAGCTTGAAGACgag GTAGTGAAATGGATGGCAAGCAAATTCCCAGTCAAGAATATTGGGCCAACCATTCCATCAATGTACTTAGACAAGAGACTACAGAATGACAAAGATTATGGCCTCAGCCTCTTCAAACAAAGCACCGACACTTGCATGACATGGCTTGACTCCAAGGAGACTGGCTCTGTAGTCTATGTATCATTTGGAAGCTTGGCATCCTTAGAACAAGAGCAAGCGGAGGAAGTGGCATGGGGGCTTAAGAGGAGCAACTGCAACTTCTTGTGGGTGGTGAGGGAAACAGAAacctcaaagcttcctaaaaatTTCTCTGATGAAACTTCTGAGAAGGGATTGATTGTGAGTTGGTGTCCTCAACTTGAAGTTCTGACTCACAAGTCAGTGGGGTGTTTCATGACACATTGCGGATGGAACTCGACGCTTGAGGCCCTGTGCCTGGGAGTGCCAATGGTGGCGATGCCACAATGGTCGGATCAACCAACTAATTCTAAGATTGTTGAAGATGTGTGGCAGGTAGGGGTTAGAGTAAGAGTTAATGAGAAAGGAATTGTGACAAGAGAGGAGATTGAGGCGTGTATCAGGGAAGTCATGGAAGGAGAGAAATCGGAGGATTTGAGAAGGAATTCTGAGAAGTGGAAGGAATTGGCCAAAGAGGCGGTGGATGAAGGGGGAAGCTCGGATAGGAATATTGACGAATTTGTTGCAAAAATCATGTGCAGCAGCTTGTGA
- the LOC123195686 gene encoding uncharacterized protein LOC123195686 encodes MTPFQALYGRPSSSIPHYQAGVSFIDEVDQTMVSRNTILQQLKANLHAAANQMKQVADSKRRDMEFQVGDLVFLKLHPFHQQTVYRRAYQKLVSRFYGPYQIEAKVGKVAYKLKLPKGSRIHPVFHVSMLKQQVGDTNATSTELLPIADDSEIIMEPKAILDIR; translated from the coding sequence ATGACACCATTCCAAGCTCTCTATGGGAGGCCTTCGTCGAGTATTCCACATTATCAAGCTGGGGTATCTTTCATCGATGAAGTGGACCAAACAATGGTATCACGAAATACCATTTTACAACAGCTCAAAGCCAATTTACATGCAGCGGCCAATCAAATGAAACAAGTGGCAGATTCAAAAAGAAGGGACATGGAGTTTCAAGTGGGGGATTTAGTCTTCCTTAAACTCCATCCTTTTCACCAACAAACTGTTTATAGAAGAGCATATCAAAAGCTGGTTAGTCGCTTTTATGGTCCATACCAAATTGAAGCAAAGGTTGGCAAGGTAGCTTACAAACTCAAATTGCCAAAAGGGTCTCGAATTCACCCTGTTTTTCATGTCTCAATGCTTAAACAACAAGTGGGGGACACTAATGCCACTAGTACTGAACTACTACCTATAGCTGATGATAGTGAGATTATTATGGAACCGAAAGCTATTTTGGATATCAGGTAG